The following are encoded in a window of Gavia stellata isolate bGavSte3 chromosome 17, bGavSte3.hap2, whole genome shotgun sequence genomic DNA:
- the FADD gene encoding FAS-associated death domain protein, with translation MDPFLSLLHSFSLSLSDTELSSLKFLCRGKIGKRKLECVRSGGELFSILLEQQLIASDKVAFLEGMLESIKRKDLVSQLKQFVEEGELHAPEDQPDVHEKRLQKAAIEVICENVGRDWKMLMRKLGISEVKMDRIVAANPFNLQEQLVQSLREWQKWKGKDAKVTDLIRALRGCNMNLVADRVEQKLSSLNTGTS, from the exons ATGGATCCGTTTTTGAGTCTGCTGcactctttctctttgagcttGTCGGACACTGAGCTTTCTTCCCTGAAGTTTCTCTGCCGGGGGAAAATTGGGAAAAGGAAGCTTGAGTGTGTCCGAAGTGGCGGGGAGCTCTTCAGCATCCTCCTCGAGCAGCAGCTGATTGCAAGCGACAAGGTGGCGTTTCTTGAAGGCATGCTTGAgagcattaaaagaaaagatctgGTCTCACAGCTAAAGCAGTTCGTAGAGGAAGGGGAACTTCATGCTCCTGAGGACCAACCAGATGTGCATGAAAAAC gTCTGCAGAAGGCAGCTATTGAAGTCATATGTGAAAATGTCGGGAGAGACTGGAAAATGCTGATGCGAAAACTTGGCATTTCGGAAGTGAAAATGGACAGAATAGTGGCAGCCAATCCATTTAATTTGCAGGAACAGTTGGTGCAGTCACTTCGAGAGTGGCagaaatggaagggaaaagaTGCAAAGGTGACTGATTTAATAAGAGCTCTTCGGGGCTGTAATATGAATTTGGTGGCAGACAGAGTTGAACAGAAGCTCTCATCACtgaacactggaacaagttga